From a region of the Mycobacteroides saopaulense genome:
- a CDS encoding DUF4118 domain-containing protein encodes MLPFRPGAPPAAIPGILVATSFLVGETIALLLLRHFAPTERMGAIYLLGILVVSAIWSLRLAVATSIASAITFDYVRDWPHGHVLSVELQNGIVHTIFLVVALVANGLAGLARARTNEVEARRREAAAVARQQAGLRRIATLVARGVAPAEVFSALVDEMVHCLHADAAVLLRYETSNDATIIAASGATGVDHLPGAHLALEDGAQAGPAMGFDASVCAPIRVGGCTWGAAVLRVKGLEAELVNDFAELAATAIANAHTREELTASRARIVTAGDEARRRLERDLHDGVQQRLASLRLRLGMVTATLPAGLPDVAEQLAELNAGLIGVAEDLQEFSRGVHPAILSSGLRPALCTLARRSAVPVTIEVNVDDPIAAPVEMAAYYVLAEALANAAKHSAASRVQVSVRCDGPDLRMTIRDDGVGGASPRKGSGLIGLTDRVEALGGQLSVASPIGRGTSLDVSIPNSLTETALRNHS; translated from the coding sequence ATGCTGCCCTTTCGTCCGGGTGCCCCGCCGGCTGCGATTCCCGGAATCCTTGTTGCGACAAGCTTTCTGGTCGGTGAGACCATCGCGCTGTTGCTCTTGCGGCATTTCGCGCCAACCGAGCGCATGGGCGCGATCTATCTGCTCGGAATCTTGGTGGTGTCGGCGATATGGAGCCTGCGGCTCGCGGTGGCCACCTCGATTGCCAGTGCCATCACCTTCGATTACGTGCGCGACTGGCCGCATGGCCATGTGCTGTCGGTCGAGCTGCAGAACGGCATCGTCCATACGATCTTCCTGGTCGTCGCGTTGGTGGCCAACGGGCTGGCCGGCCTGGCTCGCGCCCGTACCAATGAGGTCGAAGCGCGCCGTCGGGAGGCGGCTGCCGTCGCCAGGCAACAGGCAGGGTTGCGCCGAATAGCGACGCTCGTCGCGCGGGGTGTCGCGCCTGCGGAGGTGTTCTCGGCGTTGGTCGACGAGATGGTCCATTGCCTGCACGCCGATGCCGCGGTTCTGCTGCGGTATGAGACAAGCAACGACGCCACCATCATCGCGGCGTCGGGCGCCACCGGGGTGGACCATCTGCCGGGCGCCCATCTCGCGCTGGAAGACGGTGCGCAGGCCGGGCCGGCGATGGGATTCGACGCCAGTGTGTGCGCGCCCATCCGGGTTGGCGGGTGCACCTGGGGCGCGGCTGTTCTGCGAGTGAAAGGCCTTGAGGCTGAACTGGTTAACGATTTCGCGGAGCTGGCCGCCACCGCGATCGCGAACGCGCACACCCGAGAAGAGCTCACCGCCTCACGTGCGCGGATCGTGACCGCGGGAGACGAGGCGCGTCGTCGTTTGGAACGCGATCTGCATGACGGTGTGCAGCAGCGCCTTGCCTCGCTGCGCCTGCGACTCGGCATGGTGACGGCGACATTGCCCGCAGGTCTGCCGGATGTGGCCGAGCAGCTTGCGGAGCTGAATGCCGGATTGATCGGTGTCGCCGAGGATCTACAGGAATTCTCGCGAGGTGTTCATCCGGCGATCCTGTCCAGTGGCCTGCGGCCCGCGTTGTGCACCCTGGCGCGGCGTTCGGCCGTTCCCGTCACCATCGAGGTGAACGTCGACGACCCGATTGCCGCGCCGGTCGAGATGGCCGCGTATTACGTGTTGGCTGAGGCACTTGCCAACGCCGCCAAGCACTCTGCCGCGAGCCGAGTGCAGGTCTCTGTGCGATGCGACGGGCCGGATCTGCGGATGACCATCCGCGATGACGGCGTCGGCGGAGCCAGCCCCCGGAAAGGGTCAGGACTCATCGGCCTGACTGACAGGGTCGAGGCGCTGGGGGGCCAATTGAGTGTGGCCAGTCCCATCGGGCGCGGCACTTCTCTGGACGTGTCGATACCCAATTCGCTGACCGAGACGGCCCTGCGCAACCACAGCTGA
- a CDS encoding MspA family porin, translated as MAAMFVRRIWTACIAVILCGMTVAEAPAALAEPVTMQPEDMDQVTPDGWHIHLNSYNEVVNSIPNLANATNSREAFVNLYSSATVSGGQGSILDSLFIMGYQLGCQSDVSSGLQLGGAVSGGVSGTGSLGSSNSIGGSAGAGATGYVQTDLEPGVIVDLPMSNMALSPAGRATLDVTNLHVKVDACGGDVTIRSYGYLRISTTNAHSSYAIYGEPIKI; from the coding sequence ATGGCAGCAATGTTTGTTCGACGTATCTGGACCGCCTGCATTGCGGTAATTCTCTGCGGTATGACCGTTGCTGAAGCGCCTGCGGCACTGGCGGAACCGGTGACCATGCAGCCGGAAGACATGGATCAGGTGACGCCCGACGGATGGCATATCCACCTGAACAGTTACAACGAGGTCGTCAACTCGATTCCCAACCTCGCCAATGCGACGAACTCCCGGGAAGCCTTCGTCAATCTCTATTCATCGGCGACCGTCAGCGGCGGGCAGGGATCGATCCTCGACAGCCTGTTCATCATGGGGTACCAGCTGGGTTGCCAATCGGATGTGTCCAGCGGTCTGCAATTGGGTGGCGCCGTCTCCGGCGGCGTGAGTGGAACCGGATCGCTCGGGTCGAGCAACTCCATCGGCGGATCCGCGGGTGCCGGAGCCACGGGGTATGTGCAGACAGACCTTGAGCCCGGCGTCATCGTGGACCTGCCGATGTCGAACATGGCGCTCAGTCCGGCGGGCAGGGCAACGCTGGACGTGACGAACCTGCACGTCAAGGTGGACGCCTGCGGCGGTGACGTCACCATTCGGTCATACGGGTATCTGCGGATCTCGACCACCAATGCGCACTCCTCGTACGCCATTTACGGCGAACCAATCAAGATCTAG
- a CDS encoding DUF1416 domain-containing protein, producing MCSAPKQGLAIPAGVDVEKETVITGRVVDGNGQTVGGAFVRLLDSSDEFTAEVVASATGDFRFFAAPGDWTLRALSSAGNGTATVSPTGAGIHEVDIKIES from the coding sequence ATGTGCAGTGCACCGAAGCAGGGCCTGGCCATTCCGGCGGGCGTTGACGTTGAGAAGGAAACCGTGATCACCGGCCGTGTGGTCGATGGCAACGGTCAGACGGTGGGCGGCGCATTCGTGCGCCTGCTGGATTCCTCGGACGAGTTCACCGCCGAGGTGGTGGCATCCGCGACCGGCGACTTCCGGTTCTTCGCCGCCCCAGGCGACTGGACGCTGCGGGCGTTGTCGTCAGCCGGGAACGGCACCGCGACGGTGAGCCCCACCGGCGCCGGCATCCACGAGGTCGACATCAAGATTGAGAGCTGA
- a CDS encoding sulfurtransferase, giving the protein MARSDVLVSAQWAQDNLSAPNTVFVEVDEDTSAYDVGHIEGAVRLDWKTDLQDAVKRDFVDQQQFSKLLSDKGISNDDTVVLYGGNNNWFAAYAYWYFKLYGHQDVKLLDGGRKKWELDGRPLSTDTVSRPATSYQAAAPDNSIRAFRDEVIAAIGVKNLVDVRSPDEFSGKILAPAHLPQEQSQRPGHVPGAINVPWSKAANEDGTFKSDEELAKLYADAGLDGEKETIAYCRIGERSSHTWFVLQELLGHQNVTNYDGSWTEYGSLVGAPIELGS; this is encoded by the coding sequence ATGGCACGCTCTGACGTACTGGTCTCCGCCCAATGGGCGCAAGACAACCTTTCCGCTCCCAACACGGTGTTCGTGGAGGTGGACGAGGACACCAGCGCGTACGACGTCGGCCACATCGAGGGCGCCGTCAGGCTGGATTGGAAGACCGATCTGCAGGACGCGGTCAAGCGCGACTTCGTCGATCAGCAGCAGTTCTCGAAGCTGCTGTCCGACAAGGGCATCAGCAACGACGACACTGTGGTTCTGTACGGCGGCAACAACAACTGGTTCGCCGCGTACGCCTACTGGTACTTCAAGCTGTACGGACACCAGGATGTGAAGCTGCTCGACGGTGGTCGCAAGAAGTGGGAGCTGGACGGCCGCCCGCTGTCCACCGACACCGTCTCGCGGCCCGCGACCTCGTACCAAGCGGCCGCGCCGGACAACTCCATCCGCGCTTTCCGTGACGAAGTGATTGCCGCCATCGGCGTCAAGAACCTGGTGGACGTGCGTTCGCCCGACGAGTTCTCCGGCAAGATCCTGGCTCCCGCGCACCTGCCGCAGGAGCAGAGCCAGCGCCCCGGGCACGTCCCCGGCGCCATCAACGTTCCGTGGAGCAAGGCGGCCAACGAAGACGGCACCTTCAAGTCGGACGAAGAGCTGGCCAAGCTCTACGCCGACGCGGGACTGGACGGTGAGAAGGAAACCATCGCGTACTGCCGCATCGGCGAGCGTTCCTCGCACACCTGGTTCGTGTTGCAGGAGCTCCTGGGACACCAGAACGTGACGAACTACGACGGCAGTTGGACCGAATACGGCTCTCTCGTGGGAGCCCCGATCGAGTTGGGAAGCTAG
- a CDS encoding DUF4395 domain-containing protein — MTTANPTPVISQVDVRGPRFSAWVTTTVLIVTLAVSAVSPTAAAVILGLQTVVFAIGALLGPHRAPYGTIFRTLIQPRLSPVTEREPVPPLQFAQLLGFTFAAVGTAGFATGLTLLGVIATAFALGAAFLNAAFGICLGCQLYPLVTRFRRTQPSAQ; from the coding sequence ATGACCACTGCCAACCCAACGCCTGTAATCAGTCAGGTTGACGTCCGCGGCCCTCGCTTCTCCGCCTGGGTCACCACCACCGTTCTCATCGTCACCCTGGCGGTGTCCGCCGTGTCGCCGACCGCGGCAGCGGTGATCCTGGGGCTCCAGACGGTGGTCTTTGCGATCGGCGCACTGCTGGGGCCGCACCGCGCGCCCTACGGAACGATCTTCCGGACGCTGATCCAGCCGCGGCTGAGCCCGGTTACCGAGCGCGAGCCCGTACCGCCGCTGCAGTTCGCTCAGCTGCTGGGCTTCACCTTCGCCGCGGTCGGCACCGCCGGATTCGCCACCGGCCTCACCCTGCTGGGCGTGATCGCCACCGCCTTCGCGCTCGGTGCCGCCTTCCTGAACGCCGCATTCGGCATCTGCCTGGGCTGCCAGCTGTACCCTCTCGTGACCCGCTTTCGCCGTACACAACCGTCGGCCCAATAA
- a CDS encoding Ms5788A family Cys-rich leader peptide: MPPGGRPIECPEYPRPRTCGLRCRRSARPIQIEHGKLVAVQARLEPMLTKRRAVDLCRVAGCCCCCC, translated from the coding sequence ATGCCACCGGGCGGCAGGCCTATCGAGTGTCCGGAGTACCCAAGGCCGCGGACCTGCGGACTGCGCTGCAGGAGATCGGCTAGGCCGATCCAGATAGAACACGGTAAACTCGTCGCCGTGCAAGCCCGCCTTGAGCCGATGCTCACCAAACGACGCGCTGTCGATCTGTGCCGCGTCGCGGGCTGCTGCTGTTGTTGTTGCTAA
- a CDS encoding thioredoxin family protein, whose translation MTAVIAIAVALLASSLIAVAIRSRAGKLREGPDGADEIQAPPGIELSATGPTIVHFSAVWCGPCASVRRVVDQVSAGQPDVAHIEVDIDANPDAARALSVLSLPTTFIFDATGRQAYRVSGVPKAADLRTALQEIG comes from the coding sequence GTGACCGCGGTCATTGCCATCGCGGTCGCGCTGCTGGCATCGAGCCTTATCGCGGTGGCCATCCGGAGCAGGGCCGGCAAGCTGCGCGAAGGCCCGGACGGCGCGGACGAGATCCAGGCCCCGCCCGGTATTGAACTCTCGGCGACCGGACCGACGATCGTGCACTTCAGCGCGGTGTGGTGCGGTCCGTGTGCGTCGGTGCGCCGGGTCGTCGATCAGGTGTCGGCGGGCCAGCCTGACGTGGCGCACATCGAAGTCGACATCGACGCCAACCCCGACGCCGCGCGGGCGCTCTCGGTGCTTTCGCTGCCGACGACCTTCATCTTCGATGCCACCGGGCGGCAGGCCTATCGAGTGTCCGGAGTACCCAAGGCCGCGGACCTGCGGACTGCGCTGCAGGAGATCGGCTAG
- the lmeA gene encoding mannan chain length control protein LmeA — MQMRKPLIAAIAVVCALAIAATGTDFGFAIYAEYRLSRTLRAEANLSSDPSVAILVFPFIPQALAHRYKEVEIKAHGVDHAETGKATLEGTLHGIDISKASWLIRPDSPLRVDRVESRIIIDSNHLGRFMGINDLAVEPPPKEQNDATGGTTESGISTGTGLLFTGTPKTGEFQHKVTVSVDVSVGGPDKTDLQFVATSVVTGPGTADRDVPEEQQAGVFSAFTKVVPRQKLPFAIEPTTVGARGSDVIIEGIAKGVTISLDAFKQS; from the coding sequence ATGCAGATGCGCAAACCCCTAATCGCTGCCATCGCGGTGGTGTGTGCACTGGCAATCGCGGCCACCGGCACCGATTTCGGATTTGCGATCTACGCCGAGTATCGGCTGTCCCGGACGCTGCGCGCCGAGGCGAACCTGAGCTCCGATCCGTCGGTCGCCATCCTGGTGTTTCCCTTCATTCCTCAAGCTCTTGCACACCGCTACAAGGAAGTGGAGATCAAGGCGCACGGTGTCGACCACGCCGAAACGGGGAAGGCGACCCTGGAAGGCACATTGCATGGCATCGACATCTCCAAGGCGTCTTGGCTGATCCGTCCCGACTCCCCGCTGCGCGTGGATCGGGTGGAGAGCCGGATCATCATCGACTCCAATCACCTGGGTCGATTCATGGGGATCAACGACCTCGCTGTGGAGCCGCCCCCCAAGGAACAGAACGATGCCACCGGCGGCACCACCGAATCCGGCATCTCGACGGGAACGGGCCTGCTGTTCACCGGGACACCGAAGACAGGCGAGTTCCAGCACAAGGTGACGGTGTCCGTCGACGTGTCCGTCGGTGGACCCGACAAGACAGATCTGCAGTTCGTCGCCACATCGGTGGTGACGGGCCCCGGGACGGCCGACCGTGATGTGCCCGAAGAACAGCAGGCCGGCGTGTTCTCCGCGTTCACCAAGGTGGTCCCCCGGCAAAAGCTGCCCTTCGCGATCGAACCAACAACGGTCGGCGCACGTGGATCAGATGTGATCATCGAAGGTATCGCCAAGGGAGTAACCATCTCCCTGGACGCGTTCAAGCAGTCATGA
- a CDS encoding winged helix-turn-helix transcriptional regulator, with the protein MDLLLLTADSNPDAVLPSLSLLAHTVRPVPSEVSSLLEAGSADVAIVDARTDLASARGLCRLLGAAGSSVPVVAVVNEGSLVAVNVDWGLDDILLPGTGPAEIDARLRLLVGRRAGAVNVENASKVVLGELVIDEGTYTARLRGRPLDLTYKEFELLKYLAQHAGRVFTRAQLLQEVWGYDFFGGTRTVDVHVRRLRAKLGGEYESLIGTVRNVGYKAVRPPRAKGDSGAPESSDAEESDVDDDVVDEDGADEDFAAEQGTLNAG; encoded by the coding sequence TTGGACCTGTTGCTGCTGACCGCTGACTCAAATCCGGATGCGGTGCTGCCGTCCCTGTCGCTGCTCGCCCATACCGTGCGACCGGTGCCCAGCGAGGTGTCCTCGCTCCTGGAAGCAGGTTCGGCCGACGTCGCCATCGTCGACGCGCGCACCGATCTGGCTTCCGCGCGCGGCCTGTGCCGACTGCTGGGTGCGGCCGGATCGTCGGTGCCGGTGGTCGCCGTGGTCAACGAGGGCAGCCTGGTGGCGGTCAACGTCGACTGGGGTCTGGACGACATCCTGCTGCCCGGAACGGGCCCTGCCGAGATCGATGCGCGACTGCGTCTGTTGGTGGGACGACGCGCCGGCGCGGTCAATGTGGAGAACGCCAGCAAGGTGGTGCTCGGCGAGCTGGTCATCGACGAGGGCACCTACACCGCACGGCTGCGCGGACGCCCGCTGGATCTGACCTACAAGGAATTCGAGCTTCTGAAGTATCTGGCCCAACACGCCGGCCGTGTCTTCACCAGGGCCCAGCTGCTCCAGGAAGTCTGGGGATATGACTTCTTCGGCGGCACTCGCACCGTGGACGTCCATGTGCGTCGACTGCGCGCAAAGCTCGGCGGCGAATACGAGTCGCTCATCGGAACCGTGCGCAACGTCGGTTACAAGGCGGTGCGCCCGCCGCGCGCGAAGGGTGACTCCGGAGCGCCCGAGAGTTCCGATGCCGAGGAATCCGATGTCGACGACGATGTGGTCGACGAGGACGGCGCCGACGAGGACTTCGCTGCCGAGCAAGGGACCCTCAACGCGGGGTGA
- the mshD gene encoding mycothiol synthase translates to MTEWVPLLDDQRQLQIRELIVEASRVDGVAPVGEQVLRELRGTAAKHLVVEEGDDVVAYLNVVLPDQAAPESATAMAELVVAPAARRRGIGSELIRQALAKGGEATRIWAHGNLPAARALAAKLGLVALRRLHQMRRPLAELPTISADSSVVIRHYAGPQDDSELLRVNNAAFAWHPEQGGWTLDDLTGRFAEPWFDPRGLFLAFDEQTGDLLGFHWTKKHLDKPGVGEVYVVGVDPAAQGRGLGHLLTLVGLHHLAAVGLHTVLLYVESDNAAALRTYERLGFGVALTDAAYGRG, encoded by the coding sequence ATGACCGAATGGGTCCCGCTCCTCGACGATCAGCGCCAACTACAGATCCGCGAGTTGATCGTGGAGGCCTCCCGCGTCGACGGCGTTGCACCGGTCGGGGAGCAGGTGCTGCGCGAGCTCCGCGGAACCGCGGCCAAGCACCTTGTCGTCGAAGAAGGGGACGACGTGGTGGCGTATCTCAATGTGGTACTGCCGGACCAGGCCGCCCCCGAGAGTGCCACGGCCATGGCCGAATTGGTGGTCGCGCCGGCGGCCCGCCGCCGGGGAATCGGCTCGGAGCTGATTCGACAGGCTCTCGCGAAGGGTGGTGAGGCCACCCGGATCTGGGCCCACGGCAACCTGCCCGCGGCCAGGGCACTGGCCGCCAAGTTGGGGCTGGTGGCCCTACGGCGACTGCACCAGATGCGGCGGCCGCTGGCAGAGCTCCCTACGATCTCTGCTGACTCCAGCGTCGTGATCCGCCATTACGCTGGACCACAAGATGATTCGGAGCTGCTGCGTGTCAACAACGCCGCATTCGCCTGGCATCCGGAACAAGGGGGCTGGACGCTCGACGACCTGACGGGGAGGTTCGCCGAACCGTGGTTCGATCCGCGCGGACTGTTCCTGGCGTTTGACGAGCAGACTGGCGACCTCCTCGGATTCCACTGGACCAAAAAGCATTTGGACAAGCCGGGGGTGGGTGAGGTGTACGTCGTCGGGGTTGACCCCGCCGCACAGGGACGTGGACTGGGCCACCTGCTGACCTTGGTGGGGCTGCATCATCTGGCAGCGGTCGGCTTGCATACCGTGTTGCTGTACGTCGAATCGGACAACGCGGCGGCCTTACGGACCTATGAGCGGCTCGGATTCGGGGTGGCTCTCACCGACGCCGCCTACGGTCGCGGCTGA
- the pstS gene encoding phosphate ABC transporter substrate-binding protein PstS has product MNLKAVNFKNTGTTIFAAAAAVALSASLAACGTDNTTGGSSSSASGSASASGDCAGKAKLSAEGSSAQKNAFDIFANEYSTACSGKSINYNPTGSGKGRDNFIAGQVDIGGSDSALSEEEAGKAKERCSGNEAWNLPVVFGPIALAYNLPGVDKLVLNADTAAKIFTGAITTWNDPAIAALNPGATLPDTRVTPVYRKDKSGTSENFGKYLTTAAPESWTKGSSGTWEGGAGESAEKSSGVAEKVKALPGAITYVEKGYADDLKMPYAQIDSGAGAVALTPETAAASVETAKFAGEGNDLKLDLASIYGTKTAGAYPIVLATYEIVCSKGYKDADVAAAVKSFLTVAVNQGQKGLADVGYAPLPTQFKSRLETAIKALS; this is encoded by the coding sequence GTGAACCTCAAGGCCGTGAACTTCAAGAACACCGGCACCACGATCTTCGCGGCCGCCGCCGCGGTCGCTCTGTCCGCAAGCCTCGCCGCCTGCGGTACCGACAACACCACCGGAGGCTCCTCCTCCAGCGCCTCAGGCTCTGCTTCCGCATCGGGCGACTGTGCGGGCAAGGCCAAGCTGAGTGCCGAGGGTTCCTCGGCCCAGAAGAACGCCTTCGACATCTTCGCCAATGAGTACTCGACCGCATGCTCCGGAAAGTCGATCAACTACAACCCCACCGGTTCGGGCAAGGGACGCGACAACTTCATCGCCGGCCAGGTCGACATCGGCGGTTCCGACTCGGCGCTGTCCGAGGAAGAAGCAGGCAAGGCCAAGGAGCGCTGCAGCGGCAACGAGGCATGGAACCTGCCCGTCGTCTTCGGTCCGATTGCCTTGGCGTACAACCTCCCCGGTGTCGACAAGCTGGTTCTGAACGCGGATACCGCCGCCAAGATCTTCACCGGTGCCATCACCACCTGGAATGACCCGGCCATCGCCGCCCTGAACCCGGGCGCGACGCTGCCCGACACCAGGGTCACGCCGGTGTACCGCAAGGACAAGTCCGGAACCAGTGAGAACTTCGGCAAGTACCTCACCACCGCGGCTCCGGAAAGCTGGACCAAGGGCAGCAGCGGCACCTGGGAAGGTGGCGCGGGTGAGAGCGCCGAGAAGTCCTCGGGTGTTGCCGAGAAGGTCAAGGCGCTGCCCGGTGCCATCACCTATGTGGAAAAGGGCTACGCCGACGACCTCAAGATGCCGTACGCGCAGATCGACAGCGGTGCCGGTGCCGTGGCGCTGACCCCGGAGACCGCCGCCGCTTCGGTGGAGACCGCCAAGTTCGCGGGCGAGGGTAACGACCTCAAGCTGGACCTGGCCTCGATCTACGGGACCAAGACCGCCGGCGCGTACCCGATCGTGCTGGCCACCTACGAGATCGTCTGCTCCAAGGGATACAAGGACGCCGACGTCGCCGCCGCGGTGAAGTCGTTCCTGACGGTCGCGGTGAACCAGGGACAGAAGGGTCTGGCCGATGTCGGCTACGCCCCGCTGCCCACGCAGTTCAAGTCCCGCCTCGAGACGGCCATCAAGGCGCTCTCCTAG
- the pstA gene encoding phosphate ABC transporter permease PstA — translation MTATLDRPVKEPAFHPLSARRKTTNAIATVLVSAAVLIALIPLVWVLYTVLDRGLGAVLSADWWFKSQNMMTNRIAGGGAYHAIVGTLFQGLFCAIISVPIGIFVAIYLVEYGADSRLAKLTTFMVDILTGVPSIVAALFIYALWVATLGLPRSGLAVSLALVLLMIPVVVRSSEEMLKIVPNDLREASYALGVPKWKTISRIVLPTALSGVVTGVMLALARVMGETAPLLVLVGYSKLINFDMFGGEMASLPGMMLDQRSGSVVGLAESRLWGAALTLILLVAILNVIAKLISRFFAPKKV, via the coding sequence ATGACCGCGACTCTTGACAGGCCGGTGAAGGAACCCGCATTCCATCCGCTCTCGGCCAGGCGCAAGACCACCAACGCCATTGCCACGGTGCTGGTCTCGGCCGCGGTGCTGATCGCGCTGATCCCGCTGGTATGGGTGCTTTACACCGTGCTGGATCGCGGACTCGGCGCCGTCCTCAGTGCGGACTGGTGGTTCAAATCGCAGAACATGATGACCAACCGGATCGCCGGTGGCGGTGCGTATCACGCCATCGTCGGCACCCTGTTCCAGGGTTTGTTCTGCGCGATCATCTCGGTGCCCATCGGCATCTTCGTGGCCATCTACTTGGTCGAGTACGGGGCCGACTCCCGGCTGGCCAAGCTCACCACCTTCATGGTCGACATCCTCACCGGTGTGCCGTCCATCGTCGCCGCGCTGTTCATCTATGCCCTGTGGGTGGCCACCCTCGGCTTGCCGCGGTCGGGTCTGGCGGTATCACTTGCCCTGGTGCTGTTGATGATTCCGGTGGTGGTGCGTTCTTCGGAGGAGATGCTCAAGATTGTCCCGAACGATCTGCGCGAGGCGTCCTACGCGCTGGGCGTGCCCAAGTGGAAGACCATCTCCCGCATCGTGTTGCCCACCGCGCTGTCGGGCGTGGTCACCGGTGTGATGCTGGCGCTGGCCCGCGTCATGGGCGAGACAGCGCCGCTGCTGGTGCTCGTCGGCTACAGCAAGCTGATCAACTTCGACATGTTCGGCGGCGAGATGGCCTCGCTGCCGGGCATGATGCTCGACCAGCGCAGCGGTTCGGTGGTGGGGCTGGCCGAGTCCCGGTTGTGGGGCGCCGCTCTCACTCTCATCTTGTTGGTCGCGATTCTCAATGTGATCGCCAAGCTCATTTCGCGTTTCTTCGCGCCGAAAAAGGTCTAG
- the pstB gene encoding phosphate ABC transporter ATP-binding protein PstB, with the protein MAKRLDLKDVNIFYGKFHAVQDVALSVPPRSVTAFIGPSGCGKSTVLRTLNRMHEVTPGARVEGSVLLDGADIYGAGVDPVSVRKTIGMVFQRPNPFPTMSIRDNVVAGLRLQGVRSKKTLDEVAERSLQGANLWNEVKDRLDRPGGGLSGGQQQRLCIARAIAVQPDVLLMDEPCSALDPISTLAIEDLISELKQEFTIVIVTHNMQQAARVSDQTAFFNLEAAGKPGMLVEIDDTEKIFSNPSQKATEDYISGRFG; encoded by the coding sequence ATGGCCAAGCGTCTCGATCTCAAGGACGTCAACATCTTCTACGGCAAGTTCCACGCCGTGCAGGATGTCGCGCTGTCGGTTCCGCCTCGCAGCGTGACGGCCTTCATCGGCCCGTCCGGCTGCGGCAAGTCGACCGTGCTGCGCACCCTCAACCGGATGCACGAGGTGACTCCCGGTGCCCGTGTCGAGGGCTCGGTATTGCTCGACGGCGCCGACATCTACGGGGCCGGAGTGGACCCGGTGTCGGTGCGTAAGACCATCGGCATGGTGTTTCAGCGGCCAAACCCATTCCCCACCATGTCGATTCGTGACAATGTGGTGGCCGGTCTGCGGTTGCAGGGTGTGCGTAGCAAGAAGACCCTCGACGAGGTCGCCGAGCGTTCCCTGCAGGGCGCGAATCTGTGGAACGAGGTCAAGGACCGTCTCGACCGCCCGGGTGGCGGCCTCTCCGGCGGTCAACAGCAGCGTCTGTGCATCGCCAGAGCCATTGCGGTGCAGCCGGATGTGTTGCTGATGGACGAGCCGTGCTCTGCTCTGGACCCCATCTCCACGCTGGCCATCGAGGACCTGATCTCCGAGCTCAAGCAGGAGTTCACCATCGTGATCGTCACTCACAACATGCAGCAGGCTGCGCGCGTCAGCGATCAGACCGCATTCTTCAACCTGGAGGCCGCGGGCAAACCGGGCATGCTGGTGGAGATCGACGACACCGAGAAGA